A window of Christiangramia forsetii KT0803 contains these coding sequences:
- a CDS encoding ABC-F family ATP-binding cassette domain-containing protein translates to MNYLSVENIAKSYGERGLFENISFGINKDQKVGFVAKNGTGKTSLLNILAGTDSPDEGQVIYRNDIRVAFLSQEPDLDPELTIEQSIFTSENPTLKVVEQYEKALLNPEDGDALQKAMDAMEVNNAWDFETEFKQILFKLNLEDLQAVVKNLSGGQKKRLALARMLLKKPDFIILDEPTNHLDLDMIEWLEDYFKKQDFTIFMVTHDRYFLERVCNEIIELEDGKLYTYKGNYSYYLDKKEERHQLEATNTDKAQQLYKKELDWMRRQPKARTTKSKSRIEDFHEIKHRASQRRQDHKVQLELNMERLGSKIVEVHNISKELGGKELINHFSYTFQKGERLGIIGKNGTGKSTFLNMLTGNMKSDTGKIVIGETVKFGYYTQKGIKIKPGQKVVEVIKEFGDYIPLKKGRQISAEQLLERFLFSRKKQYDFVEKLSGGEKKRLYLCTVLIQNPNFLILDEPTNDLDVLTLNVLENFLMDFPGCIIVVSHDRYFMDKITDHLFIFEGKGEITDFPGNYTDYREYEASKPKAEKTALNDSNSKKEKKEYKADSSGPSLSYNEKKEFSKLEKEIAKLEKKKEEVQQKFLKELEADEIAENSMKLKEIENNIETKTERWFELLEKLES, encoded by the coding sequence ATGAATTACCTTTCAGTAGAAAATATAGCCAAATCTTACGGCGAACGCGGACTTTTTGAAAATATAAGCTTCGGAATCAATAAAGATCAAAAAGTTGGATTCGTAGCCAAGAACGGTACCGGGAAAACCAGCCTCTTAAATATTCTCGCCGGCACCGATTCTCCCGATGAAGGTCAGGTGATCTATCGTAACGATATTCGAGTTGCTTTTCTGTCGCAGGAGCCAGATCTGGATCCTGAACTAACTATAGAGCAAAGCATTTTTACCAGTGAGAACCCTACTCTTAAGGTAGTTGAGCAATATGAGAAAGCGCTTTTGAATCCTGAAGATGGCGATGCCCTTCAAAAAGCTATGGATGCGATGGAAGTTAATAATGCCTGGGATTTCGAAACAGAATTCAAACAAATTCTCTTTAAACTGAATCTGGAAGATTTGCAGGCCGTAGTAAAGAACCTTTCCGGAGGTCAGAAAAAACGTCTTGCCTTAGCCAGAATGTTATTAAAGAAACCAGATTTTATTATTCTGGATGAGCCTACCAACCATCTTGACCTGGATATGATAGAATGGCTGGAAGACTATTTCAAAAAACAGGATTTCACCATTTTTATGGTTACTCACGACCGGTATTTCCTGGAACGCGTTTGTAATGAGATTATAGAACTGGAAGATGGAAAACTTTATACTTATAAGGGTAACTATTCCTACTACCTCGATAAAAAAGAAGAAAGACATCAGCTCGAAGCGACCAATACCGATAAAGCTCAGCAGTTATATAAGAAAGAACTGGATTGGATGCGCCGTCAGCCCAAGGCTCGTACCACAAAATCCAAATCCCGAATCGAGGATTTTCATGAGATAAAACACAGGGCGAGTCAGAGACGACAGGATCATAAAGTTCAGCTGGAACTTAATATGGAGCGGCTGGGAAGTAAAATCGTAGAAGTTCATAATATTTCAAAAGAATTAGGTGGAAAGGAGTTGATAAATCATTTCAGCTATACTTTTCAGAAGGGCGAACGGCTGGGGATCATCGGAAAGAACGGAACCGGAAAGTCTACCTTTCTGAATATGCTTACCGGGAATATGAAATCGGATACCGGGAAAATAGTAATAGGCGAAACTGTCAAATTTGGCTACTATACTCAAAAAGGTATAAAAATAAAGCCTGGACAAAAAGTAGTGGAAGTCATTAAAGAATTTGGTGATTATATTCCGCTTAAAAAAGGACGGCAAATTTCGGCTGAACAACTCCTGGAACGATTTCTTTTCAGCAGAAAAAAACAATATGACTTTGTGGAAAAACTGAGCGGTGGTGAGAAAAAACGACTTTACCTCTGTACTGTTCTTATTCAGAATCCCAATTTTCTAATTCTGGATGAACCCACAAACGATCTTGATGTATTAACGCTTAATGTTCTGGAAAACTTTCTGATGGATTTTCCAGGCTGTATCATTGTGGTTTCTCACGACCGTTATTTTATGGATAAGATCACCGATCACCTATTTATTTTTGAAGGAAAAGGAGAAATCACCGATTTTCCAGGAAATTATACCGATTACAGGGAATACGAAGCTTCTAAGCCAAAAGCAGAAAAAACTGCTTTAAACGATTCCAATTCCAAGAAAGAAAAAAAGGAATACAAAGCTGATAGTTCCGGTCCTTCTTTAAGTTATAACGAAAAAAAGGAATTTAGTAAACTGGAAAAGGAAATCGCTAAGCTGGAAAAAAAGAAAGAAGAAGTGCAGCAGAAATTTTTAAAAGAATTAGAAGCTGATGAAATTGCTGAAAATTCCATGAAACTTAAGGAAATTGAAAACAATATCGAAACTAAAACGGAAAGATGGTTTGAGCTTCTTGAAAAGTTAGAGTCGTAG
- a CDS encoding polysaccharide biosynthesis/export family protein — MRFKSFLFLFAAILALTSCVSTKQMSYLQEYEEEVDSIIQVQRLRKPYRIQTGDLLSIRVKALDQELVGMFNPVGETNPNATTEEAVYFDGFTVDDHGNIRVPTMGEINVLGFTEKEVREKIEEKLLEEYFREEANIFVTVKLAGIRYTTLGEIGQGSQVIYKEQVTIMEAIANAGGITEYGDREQVQIIRQYPQGEEVHTIDVTNINALSSPYYYIQPNDMIVVNPLPQKALGVGTTGLGVFTTVFSVISVITSVILLATR, encoded by the coding sequence ATGCGATTTAAATCCTTTTTGTTTTTATTCGCTGCAATATTAGCCTTAACCTCATGTGTATCTACAAAGCAGATGTCCTATCTTCAGGAATATGAAGAAGAGGTAGATAGCATCATCCAGGTTCAGCGTTTGCGCAAACCCTACCGTATACAAACAGGTGATCTTTTAAGCATAAGAGTTAAAGCTCTCGATCAAGAGTTAGTAGGTATGTTTAATCCGGTGGGAGAAACAAACCCTAATGCCACAACAGAGGAAGCGGTTTATTTTGATGGATTTACCGTAGATGATCATGGAAATATTCGTGTGCCTACTATGGGAGAGATTAATGTATTAGGCTTTACCGAAAAAGAGGTGCGTGAAAAAATAGAAGAAAAATTACTCGAAGAATATTTCAGGGAAGAGGCCAATATATTTGTGACTGTAAAACTTGCCGGAATACGTTATACGACTCTAGGAGAAATAGGTCAGGGTAGCCAGGTCATTTATAAAGAACAGGTGACGATTATGGAAGCCATCGCAAATGCCGGAGGAATTACGGAATATGGAGATCGAGAACAGGTGCAAATAATCAGACAATATCCACAAGGAGAAGAAGTGCATACTATTGATGTTACCAATATCAATGCTTTAAGCAGTCCTTATTATTATATTCAGCCCAATGATATGATCGTGGTAAATCCTTTACCGCAAAAAGCTCTAGGAGTAGGCACCACCGGTTTGGGTGTCTTCACTACCGTTTTTTCAGTAATCTCAGTAATCACTTCTGTAATTCTTTTAGCTACGAGATAA
- a CDS encoding ABC transporter ATP-binding protein, giving the protein MSKVIEIRTITRDFPLGQEVVKVLKGIDLDIDRGEYVAIMGPSGSGKSTLMNLLGCLDTPTSGSYILNGKDASQMSDDELAEIRNKEIGFVFQTFNLLPRTTALDNVALPMIYAGASKSERVERAEDVLRSVGLGDRMDHKPNQLSGGQRQRVAVGRALVNKPSIILADEPTGNLDSKTSVEIMKLFDQIHADGNTVILVTHEEEIAEHAHRIIRLKDGMVESDERKTVLSTQ; this is encoded by the coding sequence ATGAGCAAAGTAATAGAAATTCGTACGATCACGAGGGATTTCCCTCTGGGACAGGAAGTAGTTAAAGTTTTAAAAGGGATAGACCTGGACATAGATCGCGGAGAATATGTGGCCATTATGGGACCTTCAGGATCTGGAAAGTCTACTTTGATGAATCTTTTAGGTTGTTTAGACACTCCAACTTCCGGTTCCTATATATTGAACGGAAAAGATGCCAGCCAGATGAGTGACGATGAACTTGCCGAAATTAGAAATAAAGAGATCGGCTTTGTTTTTCAAACTTTTAACCTGCTTCCCAGAACTACTGCTCTGGATAATGTAGCCTTACCTATGATCTATGCCGGAGCTTCAAAATCTGAACGAGTTGAAAGGGCTGAAGATGTATTAAGAAGTGTAGGCCTTGGAGATAGAATGGATCACAAACCTAATCAGCTTTCTGGTGGTCAAAGACAGCGTGTAGCTGTTGGAAGGGCTTTGGTTAATAAACCCTCTATCATTCTTGCAGATGAGCCAACCGGAAACCTTGATTCTAAAACTTCTGTGGAGATCATGAAGCTTTTTGATCAAATTCATGCAGACGGAAATACGGTGATCCTGGTAACCCACGAAGAGGAGATTGCGGAACATGCGCACAGGATCATACGGCTTAAAGATGGAATGGTGGAAAGTGACGAAAGAAAAACAGTACTCAGTACTCAGTGA
- a CDS encoding O-methyltransferase — translation MYFQITSYLKFLLKSQNEHGLHSPFVYDLVTNCFYDKKDHKEYQLIKNFRSDLLRNKNIIEVTDFGAGSRVFKSNQRPVFSVAKNAGITLHRAKLLYRITNYLGISSALELGTSLGIASSAIAANKKTKLISIEGCKETAKVAKEQFAKYQLNNIQLINAQFENALSQLNSDLNNRQQKTENRQLLAPNSEFQTARKFDLIYFDGNHQKAATLDYFENLLPTTHNNSVFIFDDIHWSQEMEEAWEEIKAHPEVTVSIDTFQWGLVFFRKQQVKQDFAIRV, via the coding sequence ATGTACTTTCAAATAACCTCCTATTTAAAATTCTTACTCAAAAGTCAAAACGAACATGGGCTCCACTCCCCTTTCGTGTATGACTTGGTGACTAACTGCTTTTATGATAAGAAAGATCACAAAGAATATCAGCTCATCAAAAACTTTCGCAGTGACCTTTTAAGGAATAAAAATATAATTGAAGTAACCGATTTTGGTGCTGGAAGCCGGGTATTCAAATCGAACCAGAGACCGGTATTTTCGGTGGCCAAAAATGCGGGGATTACGTTACATCGGGCAAAACTACTTTATCGTATCACTAATTATTTAGGCATAAGCAGTGCGTTAGAATTAGGTACTTCCCTGGGAATCGCCTCTTCCGCAATAGCTGCGAACAAAAAAACAAAGCTGATTAGCATCGAAGGTTGTAAGGAAACTGCAAAGGTCGCTAAAGAACAATTTGCAAAATATCAGCTAAATAATATACAGCTGATAAATGCTCAATTTGAAAACGCCCTTTCCCAGCTAAACTCCGATCTCAACAACAGACAACAGAAAACAGAAAACAGACAACTTCTAGCTCCGAACTCCGAATTCCAAACTGCCAGAAAATTCGATCTTATTTATTTTGACGGAAATCATCAAAAAGCAGCTACTCTAGATTATTTCGAAAATTTACTTCCAACCACTCACAATAATTCAGTCTTTATTTTTGATGATATCCACTGGTCCCAGGAAATGGAAGAAGCCTGGGAAGAAATTAAAGCTCATCCAGAAGTGACCGTAAGTATAGACACCTTTCAATGGGGATTGGTGTTTTTCAGGAAGCAACAGGTAAAGCAGGATTTTGCAATCAGAGTATAA